A genomic segment from Aspergillus puulaauensis MK2 DNA, chromosome 1, nearly complete sequence encodes:
- a CDS encoding F-box protein (COG:S;~EggNog:ENOG410PMBA;~InterPro:IPR001810,IPR036047;~PFAM:PF00646;~go_function: GO:0005515 - protein binding [Evidence IEA]), whose protein sequence is MAESFDMPQTWDSQSLDLPLLPRELFWMILGSLGGSDIVRCRRVSRLWNEAFGNPANLIPLLKKLFPLATEVRELYAKHDYDLLAETNDSNYWRSFFDRIASRYEHLGRGKPKSIQRHKLCEEFGVSGEREWFQVQPWDIHASHLMQRVDIPFSESFWSYDDGLLVYPSADHTCLVLMDLDSDRKFMVPFIITGKVIRRTRLQRRVLIVEWAEPKAFHWLNDSDGVHRHFASSFDVAKTSNSWSITFRNEWKIMFLGHPLSERDRFYSTHSQTHYAIYFWQPNRSLYTADEDAPIESLSIWDISKPSTYRPSLDPTGRLWGEAGDLGPHIVSRFGFQELGFYSVRQRGLPGIQWLNITEDNQAIEIFENLCTGPVDRFVGPAEWTSQVQVTSIPVTGHGPCWRQNLDLILPPYRGNSSLQANPLSLAVCDEPWYTVISESVDEKAQVGYCLHLSQATWPFDLKPSLSIRTPSSAITLKNADIFELTGKGRICGTERYLLGENGNRELVIYRFDR, encoded by the coding sequence ATGGCAGAAAGTTTCGACATGCCACAGACCTGGGATTCACAGTCCTTGGATCTACCCTTATTGCCACGCGAGCTCTTTTGGATGATCTTAGGCTCTCTCGGGGGAAGTGATATAGTTCGCTGTCGGCGCGTCTCTCGGTTGTGGAATGAAGCGTTTGGAAACCCAGCCAATCTGATACCGCTGTTAAAGAAGCTTTTCCCACTAGCGACAGAGGTCAGAGAGCTTTACGCCAAGCATGACTATGATCTCTTAGCAGAAACGAACGATAGCAACTATTGGCGCTCATTTTTCGACCGAATTGCCTCGAGGTATGAACACCTCGGCCGCGGAAAGCCCAAATCAATCCAAAGGCACAAGTTATGTGAAGAGTTCGGTGTTTCTGGTGAAAGAGAATGGTTTCAGGTGCAGCCATGGGATATTCACGCCAGTCACCTTATGCAGCGGGTGGATATACCCTTTTCGGAGTCCTTCTGGTCGTATGACGATGGGCTGTTGGTATATCCAAGTGCAGACCATACGTGTTTAGTTCTCATGGACCTTGACAGCGACAGGAAGTTTATGGTGCCGTTCATCATTACAGGCAAGGTAATCCGGAGAACTCGGCTCCAACGCCGGGTCCTCATTGTGGAATGGGCTGAGCCGAAAGCCTTCCATTGGCTGAACGACAGCGACGGTGTTCATCGTCACTTTGCTTCTTCATTCGACGTGGCCAAGACATCCAACAGCTGGAGCATAACCTTTCGCAATGAGTGGAAGATCATGTTTCTTGGCCATCCTCTCAGCGAAAGGGACCGCTTTTACTCAACTCATAGCCAAACCCATTATGCCATATATTTCTGGCAACCTAATCGCAGTCTATACACCGCAGATGAGGATGCTCCTATAGAATCTTTATCAATATGGGACATCTCTAAACCATCCACGTACAGACCCTCTTTGGACCCAACGGGGCGGCTATggggagaagcaggagatcTGGGCCCGCACATTGTCTCAAGGTTCGGCTTCCAAGAGCTAGGGTTTTACTCCGTCAGACAACGAGGCCTCCCAGGTATACAATGGCTAAACATCACCGAGGACAATCAAGCAATAGAGATATTTGAAAATCTATGCACAGGCCCCGTCGATCGATTTGTTGGGCCTGCTGAATGGACGTCACAAGTCCAGGTAACAAGCATCCCAGTCACTGGTCACGGCCCCTGCTGGAGACAAAACCTCGATCTTATACTGCCTCCTTACCGGGGAAATAGCAGTCTACAAGCGAATCCACTTAGTCTCGCGGTGTGTGATGAGCCATGGTATACCGTAATTTCGGAATCCGTGGACGAGAAAGCCCAAGTTGGCTACTGTCTTCATTTATCACAAGCAACATGGCCGTTTGACTTGAAACCTTCCTTGAGCATCAGAACCCCGTCATCCGCTATCACTTTGAAGAATGCCGATATCTTCGAGCTCACAGGCAAGGGGAGAATCTGTGGAACCGAACGGTACCTGCTTGGCGAGAACGGGAATCGTGAACTGGTTATTTACCGGTTCGACAGATAA
- a CDS encoding putative disulfide isomerase (COG:O;~EggNog:ENOG410PG1G;~InterPro:IPR036249,IPR013766,IPR017937;~PFAM:PF00085;~SECRETED:SignalP(1-22)), whose amino-acid sequence MVQLSSALCVAASLLAALPVNADGLYTKKSPVLQLNQKSYKQLIANSNYSSIVEFYAPWCGHCQSLKPAYEKAAKNLDGLAKVAAVNCDEDENKPFCGQMGVQGFPTLKIVTPSKKPGKPSVEDYQGPRTAKGIADAVVEKIPNNVKRLTDKNLDEWLSQDEASPKALLFTEKGTTSALIRALAIDFLGSVKVAQIRSKESAAVEKFGVTEFPSLVLLPGDGKEHTVYNGELKKGPMVEFLSQVASPNPDPAPASEKAKSKSSKSSESEKKAKPSESSESEESAAESKPSTPVQAPPQAPAIPAFETPEALETACLAPKSGTCVLVLVPEPAESDAESAGPAKEALETLAQVAHKRTIPTYNIPASNAAAKTLKTSLGLSEDAQSVEVIAVNARRGWWRHYDPSESADYGLHRVEAWIDAIRMGEGPKNKLPDGIVVTKDKAEEKTDHDEL is encoded by the exons ATGGTGCAGTTAAGCTCTGCGCTTTGCGTCGCCGCATCGCTTTTGGCAGCTCTGCCAGTCAATGCAGATGGGCTTTATACTAAGAAATCTCCGGTTTTGCAGCTCAATCAGAAAAGTTACAAACAACTGATTGCTAACTCAAACTACTCCTCT ATAGTAGA GTTCTACGCTCCATGGTGCGGTCACTGCCAGAGCTTGAAGCCTGCCTACGAGAAAGCGGCGAAGAACCTGGACGGACTGGCCAAGGTTGCGGCCGTCAActgcgatgaagatgagaacaAACCGTTTTGTGGGCAGATGGGCGTACAGGGTTTCCCAACACTGAAGATCGTGACGCCTTCCAAGAAACCCGGCAAACCCAGTGTGGAGGATTACCAAGGCCCTCGGACCGCCAAAGGAATTGCCGACGCGGTAGTAGAGAAAATCCCGAATAATGTGAAGAGACTCACGGATAAGAACCTTGATGAGTGGCTCTCTCAGGACGAAGCGTCGCCGAAGgctcttctcttcactgAAAAGGGCACAACGAGCGCTTTGATCCGCGCCCTCGCGATCGACTTTTTGGGTAGCGTTAAAGTGGCGCAGATCCGCAGCAAGGAAtcggctgctgttgagaagtTTGGCGTCACCGAATTCCCAAGCTTGGTTTTACTTCCAGGAGATGGGAAAGAGCACACAGTCTACAATGGCGAACTCAAGAAGGGCCCGATGGTCGAGTTCCTTAGCCAAGTAGCGTCTCCCAACCCTGATCCCGCACCCGCTTCCGAAAAGGCGAAGAGCAAgtcatccaaatccagcgAGTCTGAAAAGAAAGCGAAACCGAGCGAATCATCTGAGTCCGAAGAATCCGCTGCGGAGTCCAAGCCCTCCACCCCAGTTCAGGCACCCCCTCAAGCGCCCGCCATCCCTGCCTTTGAAACCCCCGAGGCTCTGGAAACCGCCTGTCTCGCACCCAAGTCCGGCACTTGCGTTCTTGTCCTAGTTCCAGAGCCTGCTGAATCAGATGCAGAGTCCGCTGGTCCTGCCAAGGAGGCACTTGAGACTCTCGCACAGGTTGCGCATAAGCGCACCATCCCCACGTATAATATCCCTGCGTCAAATGCCGCGGCGAAGACCCTCAAAACTAGCCTTGGCCTATCCGAGGATGCGCAGTCAGTTGAGGTTATTGCGGTAAACGCACGAAGGGGTTGGTGGAGACATTATGATCCCTCGGAGAGTGCAGACTATGGCCTACACCGGGTAGAGGCATGGATTGATGCTATTCGTATGGGTGAAGGGCCTAAGAACAAGCTCCCGGATGGTATTGTGGTTACCAAAGACAAGGCAGAGGAGAAAACTGACCATGATGAACTGTAA